From a single Silene latifolia isolate original U9 population chromosome 6, ASM4854445v1, whole genome shotgun sequence genomic region:
- the LOC141588054 gene encoding uncharacterized protein LOC141588054 — MPGEADSSKGTGDGSGTIQEQLDEMKQAMAELKYMMKNLPIGRGRERSPSRSRSRGSYSDDADSKSKKENKNDDDRGLKLDIPDFNGDLDPEKFLDWIRQTERVFEYKEYDEHKQFKVAILKLTKYASLWYENLKKQRKRDKKSKIDTWEKLKKHLMRRFLPRDYEQENYLKLQSLSQENLSVAEYIKEFERMMIVCDLEEKEELRVARFIKGLIPSLASKVEVQIYNGFDDVCRLALKFEKQDKTKKSYTYSRGASSGSSSYSKPTTSKQKEVVTEEVKDKGKGVVEPKGNSLRRCFKCQGYGHIANECPQKRALTAQELRNIVPAFVQTEQSTELSDIEEDEEEGVAYDVDPLSEEECLVIRNLHVETTPDEAEQREQIFHTRCKVHSKICNLIIDSGSCTNVVSKELVDELKLQTKNHNKPYKLHWLNGDNGIQVRKQALVSLSLGPYNDDIWCDVIPMSACHILLGRPWQFDRKVEHDGRTNIYSVTKGRTTFNLKPLSPSKIKGLKSKKGSLFMEAREVEEVLARGEPAYVLMVRELEANGEGSSREVQGLLKEFCDVFPEELPVGLPPLRGIEHQIDLIPGAQLPNKPAYRCNPEEAKELQRQVQELIDRGYVQESLSPCAVPALLVPKKDGTWRMCIDSRAVNNITIKYRFPMPRLDDMLDELSGSRVF; from the coding sequence ATGCCGGGAGAAGCCGATTCCAGCAAGGGCACCGGTGACGGTTCAGGCACGATTCAAGAACAACTAGATGAGATGAAACAAGCTATGGCCGAGCTAAAGTAtatgatgaagaaccttccaATTGGACGAGGTAGAGAACGAAGTCCAAGTCGTAGTAGGTCTCGTGGATCATATTCTGATGATGCGGATTCCAAGTCCAAAAAGGAGAACaagaacgatgatgatcgagGTCTAAAACTTGACATACCtgattttaatggagatttagATCCCGAAAAGTTTTTGGATTGGATTAGGCAAACAGAACGAGTTTTCGAATACAAGGAATACGATGAGCATAAGCAATTCAAGGTAGCTATTCTAAAACTTACTAAATATGCATCGTTGTggtatgaaaacttgaaaaaACAGAGAAAGCGTGATAAGAAGAGCAAGATTGATACTTGGGAGAAACTTAAGAAGCACCTTATGAGGAGATTCTTACCAAGAGATTATGAGCAAGAAAATTACCTAAAATTGCAATCTTTATCACAAGAAAATCTGTCCGTGGCCGAGTACATTAAAGAATTCGAAAGGATGATGATTGTTTGTGATCTTGAAGAAAAGGAAGAGCTTAGAGTTGCAAGATTCATCAAGGGTCTAATACCATCACTTGCGTCCAAAGTTGAAGTTCAGATTTACAATGGATTTGACGATGTGTGTCGCTTGGCTCTAAAATTCGAAAAGCAAGACAAAACAAAGAAGTCCTATACCTATTCGAGAGGAGCAAGTTCTGGCTCGAGTTCTTATTCTAAACCAACAACGAGCAAGCAAAAGGAAGTTGTGACAGAAGAAGTAAAGGACAAGGGTAAGGGTGTCGTGGAACCTAAGGGTAACTCATTAAGACGCTGTTTTAAATGCCAAGGCTATGGTCACATAGCTAATGAATGTCCACAAAAGAGAGCACTCACCGCTCAAGAATTGCGCAACATAGTTCCAGCATTCGTTCAAACTGAACAGTCCACAGAACTGTCTGATATTGAggaggacgaagaagaaggtgtcgcctatgatgttgatccgttgagtgaAGAAGAGTGTTTGGTAATTCGTAATCTTCATGTAGAAACAACTCCGGATGAAGCGGAACAAAGGGAGCAAATATTTCACACTCGTTGCAAGGTACATTCTAAAATTTGCAATCTAATCATTGATAGTGGATCATGTACCAATGTTGTGTCAAAGGAGTTAGTTGATGAGCTGAAATTACAAACCAAGAATCATAATAAGCcatataaattgcattggttgAATGGGGATAATGGAATTCAAGTAAGGAAGCAAGCATTAGTTTCTTTGAGTTTGGGACCTTATAATGATGATATTTGGTGCGACGTGATTCCTATGAGTGCGTGCCATATTCTATTGGGACGACCATGGCAGTTTGATCGAAAGGTTGAACATGATGGAAGAACTAACATATATAGCGTGACCAAGGGCAGAACTACATTCAATTTGAAGCCTTTATCACCTAGTAAAATCAAGGGGCTGAAATCAAAGAAGGGGAGCTTATTTATGGAAGCTCGTGAGGTTGAAGAGGTTCTAGCTCGTGGAGAACCAGCCTATGTTCTTATGGTTCGTGAATTAGAAGCCAATGGTGAAGGAAGCAGCCGTGAAGTTCAAGGGCTATTAAAAGAGTTTTGCGATGTATTTCCCGAAGAATTACCGGTTGGATTACCTCCTTTAAGAGGtattgaacatcaaattgactTAATTCCAGGAGCTCAATTGCCAAATAAACCAGCCTATCGTTGTAATCCCGAAGAAGCGAAAGAATTACAAAGGCAAGTGCAAGAGTTAATTGATAGGGGTTATGTTCAAGAAAGTTTGAGTCCTTGTGCCGTACCAGCTCTATTggttccaaagaaagatgggacttggaggatgtgtattgataGTAGGGCcgttaacaatatcacaataaaATATCGATTTCCTATGCCGAGGTTGGATGATATGTTAGACGAGTTGAGTGGGTCACGAGTATTTTGA